In Paraburkholderia caribensis, a single window of DNA contains:
- a CDS encoding LOG family protein: protein MKAVCVYCGSSNGAKPLYRDAAKAFGRALVAANLSLVYGGGKVGLMGVIADEVMAAGGRAIGVIPELLVNKEVGHNGLSELHVVPDMHQRKKMMADLSDAFVAMPGGAGTLEELFEVYTWAQLGYHQKAVAVLNIDGFYDPLIAMLEHTVQEGFMRQTYFDILQVDSDPAALIQKLQRYQPPASDKWADNRERV, encoded by the coding sequence ATGAAGGCAGTCTGTGTCTATTGCGGCTCCTCCAACGGAGCCAAACCGCTGTACCGCGACGCCGCCAAAGCATTCGGACGCGCGCTCGTCGCGGCAAACCTGTCGCTCGTCTACGGCGGCGGCAAGGTCGGTCTGATGGGCGTGATCGCCGACGAAGTGATGGCCGCCGGCGGCCGCGCGATCGGCGTGATTCCAGAACTGCTGGTCAACAAGGAAGTCGGCCACAACGGCCTGTCGGAACTGCACGTCGTGCCCGACATGCATCAGCGCAAGAAGATGATGGCCGATCTCTCCGACGCGTTCGTCGCGATGCCGGGCGGTGCAGGCACGCTCGAAGAGCTGTTCGAGGTCTACACGTGGGCACAGCTTGGCTATCATCAGAAAGCTGTGGCCGTGCTGAACATCGACGGTTTCTACGATCCGTTGATCGCGATGCTCGAACACACCGTGCAGGAGGGCTTCATGCGCCAGACCTACTTCGACATCCTGCAGGTCGACAGCGATCCCGCCGCTCTGATCCAGAAGCTGCAGCGCTACCAGCCGCCCGCAAGCGACAAGTGGGCGGACAACCGCGAGCGCGTGTGA